From Thermogladius calderae 1633, a single genomic window includes:
- a CDS encoding D-2-hydroxyacid dehydrogenase, producing MKHVVYRVLVASKISRSAVDYLKSQGFEVVEVHEPSEDELARLIKGFHAIIVRSKPRVTRRVIEAADQLKVIARAGVGLDNIDVQAAESRGIKVVNAPESVTQAVAELTVGLMLALLRKIAFSDRKMREGVWVKHEAVGTELKGKTLGLVGFGRIGRAVARICYYGFGMKIIYTDRQCNIEAGREFNAECVDLDTLLRTADIVSLHVPLTPETTHLINEEKLRLMKKTAILVNTARGAVVDTNALVKALKEGWIAGAALDVFEEEPLPKDHPLLQLDNVVLTPHIGASSVEAQDQAGIEVAKKIAELLK from the coding sequence GTGAAGCACGTGGTCTACAGGGTTCTAGTCGCGAGCAAGATCAGCAGGAGCGCAGTAGACTACCTGAAGTCTCAAGGCTTCGAGGTAGTCGAGGTACACGAGCCCAGCGAAGACGAGCTGGCCAGGCTCATCAAGGGTTTCCATGCGATAATCGTGAGGAGCAAACCTAGAGTAACAAGGAGAGTCATCGAGGCTGCCGACCAGTTGAAGGTAATAGCCAGGGCTGGCGTAGGCCTCGACAACATCGACGTCCAGGCCGCCGAGAGCAGGGGTATAAAAGTCGTGAACGCCCCCGAGTCGGTCACGCAGGCTGTAGCCGAGTTGACCGTAGGCTTGATGTTGGCGCTTCTGAGGAAAATCGCGTTCAGTGACAGGAAGATGAGAGAGGGCGTGTGGGTGAAGCACGAGGCGGTGGGCACAGAACTGAAGGGCAAGACTTTAGGCTTAGTCGGCTTCGGCAGGATCGGCAGGGCGGTGGCTAGGATCTGCTACTACGGGTTCGGCATGAAGATCATCTACACGGATAGACAGTGTAACATAGAGGCTGGGAGGGAGTTCAACGCCGAGTGTGTAGACCTAGACACACTGCTCAGGACGGCAGACATCGTCTCCCTTCACGTCCCCTTGACGCCCGAGACGACTCACCTGATCAACGAGGAGAAGCTGAGGCTGATGAAGAAGACGGCTATTCTAGTAAACACGGCTAGAGGCGCGGTAGTCGACACCAATGCCCTGGTAAAGGCCCTCAAAGAAGGCTGGATAGCAGGTGCAGCACTAGACGTGTTCGAGGAAGAGCCATTGCCGAAAGACCACCCGTTACTCCAACTAGACAACGTGGTCTTGACCCCACACATAGGTGCCAGTAGCGTGGAGGCCCAGGATCAAGCCGGGATAGAGGTCGCCAAGAAAATAGCCGAGCTTCTGAAGTAG